The DNA region AGCAGGGTTCTTTTCAATTTTGCGTCTACTTGCCCTGGTACAGATTGCTCTTTCATTACTTATCCTTATGGTTAAGGAGGCTGAGCCCCAAATTAATCTCGTCTCAGTATACGAAATATGAAGCTTGTAAGGCCTTGGGCAAGAATAAAGGCAAATATTGCCCCCATAAGCCCCATAAATACTGCAGGTACAGTTCCCAGATCCAGTTGCTTGGCAAACAACAAAGACATGGCAAATCCAACTGCAGCACACGCAATCTCAAATAGTATTTTTATCATGGCAAAGATCACTAGTTAGGTTGATTTGACGCCCTAAAACAGCCTCTAAAGCTAGTCATTCTATATCCCATTTAGACTAAACAGCCCCTAAAAATCAGCGTGATGAATCAATTATTTTGCACCGCAATAAAAGAACTTGTAAGGGAAATTACCCATAAAACTGTATATTTTTTTATACACATTGGTATAAAATTCACCTTGTAGTACAGAAGGTTATTCAGTGCCCTCGTGTGGGTTAGCACGACGCAGTTAGATTTGAGAGGAAACGCTATGACAAATAACACTCTTACAGGTCTGAGTGTTGAGGAGGCGGAAGAGTTGCATCGCAACCTCATACAAGGTACGCAATTTTTTGGGATGATTGCAGCACTCGCCCATTTACTTGCTTACATCTATTCACCTTGGTTGAAGTAATTTAAGGAGCTTAAGATGATCTACGGAAAAATGTGGACAGTAGTAAAACCAACTGTTGGCATCCCATTGTTTTTGGGTGCAGTAGCTGTTGGTTCTTTTTCAGTTCATTTGGCATTATTAAATAATACAACTTGGGTGAAAGGTTTTTTAGAGGGTGGTCAAGCTGCAAAAGCTGCTGCCGCTTCTACGGCACCTGCAGCACCATTAGCAAAAAAATAAGTTGTACCCTACCTCATAAGACCTAGATCTAAACATCTAGGTCTTATGTTTTTGTTTTGCGCATCGGTCAGTTAAACTAAGTTTTACATGAATCGTTTTAGTCAAAAATTAATCAATACTTGGGCGAATCTAGGCCCCAGATTTTTACCTTTTGCAGACGCCGCTTCTGCTGAACTACCACTAGGCAGATTACTCAGACTATCCCTATTCCAAGTATCGGTTGGCATGGCCCTGGTACTTTTGGTCGGCACTCTAAATCGAGTGATGATTGTGGAGTTGCAAGTACCAGCATCGCTAGTGTCGATCATGGTTTCCTTGCCCATTATTTTTGCACCCATTAGAGCGTTAATTGGTTTTCGCTCTGATACCCATAAATCCGCCCTAGGTTGGCGTCGTGTTCCTTATATTTGGATGGGAACCATGGTTCAATTTGGCGGACTAGCGATCATGCCTTTTGCCCTACTGGTCTTAGCGGGCGCCGGCAATGCCAGTCAAGCACCATCATGGGTTGGACTGGCGGCTGCTGGACTCTCTTTCTTATTTGTTGGTGCCGGTATTCACACCACTCAAACTGTAGGTCTTGCATTGGCGTGTGATCTTGCCCCACCTAAATCACAACCGAATATTGTTGGGTTGATGTTTGTGATGCTATTAATTGGCATGATTGGCAGTGCGCTGATTTTTGGTCAACTATTAGAAGAGTACAGCCCAGGTCGTCTAATCCAAGTAATTCAAGGAAGTGCTGTTGTAACTATTGTTTTGAATGCGATCGCCCTTTGGAAGCAAGAAAGTCGCGAAGAAGCGCGGGCAAGAGCGCAAGCAGCCAGAGAGCAAAATTTTAAAGAATCTTGGGAAACTTTTAAAGAAGGTGGGCAAGCTATTCGTCGCTTAATCGCCGTGGGTTTTGGCACTATGGCATTTAGCATGAATGATGTTTTGTTGGAGCCCTATGGCGGTGAATTATTAAACATGAGTGTGAGTGCTACAACTGTATTAACAGCCACTCTAGCCCTTGGTTGTTTATTTGGATTTAGTATTGCCTCCAAAGTATTAAGCGCTGGTTACGACCCCTTTAAGATGGCTAGTAATGGCGCCAAAATTGGTATTCCGGCATTCATTTTGGTGATTGTGGCTGCGCCCCTTGGTAGCACACTCATTTTTATTGTGGGGGTGTTACTAATTGGATTTGGCAATGGTCTATTTAGTCATGGGACCTTAACTGCCACAATGAGATACGCCCCTGAAAATCAAAGCGGTTTGGCATTAGGTGCATGGGGAGCTGTACAAGCTACCGCCGCAGGTATTGCAATAGGTGTCGGGGGAATATTTCGGGACATCATTGCCGGCATGGCCTCAAGAAATTATTTTGGTGCAGATCTGAATAATGCAGCAACCGGATATTGTGGCGTCTATCTGATAGAAATCATCTTGCTATTTATTACCATCATTGCAATGGCCAACTTTTCATGGCCAACCAAGTCAGTGGCATCGGCGGCTTAATTGAAGTCACCAAAAGACCTTCAATCCTGTTGCAGCGCTCAACCCAATGAATAAATTAGCGCTATTAGCTGAAAAGGTTTTCATATTTTTAGGCTTCTTCATTAGCTCAATTAGTTTTATATTGATTAGCTTGAGCTTATGGGGCTTTATTTCTGAAGAGGTATTCGCCTTTGGTCTTTCCTCTGGCATTCGCGTATTAGGCAGCTGCGCTATCATGGGATGCCTTCTGAGTGCAATTGGCTTCGGAATCAGGGATTATTTTAATAACGAAGTAAAGGAGTGAGTGTGTTTAAAAAGTCAGATTACTTCATTCTCATGGCTGTGGTGATTTCTTTCTTCACTTCAGCCTATTTATGGTTCGTAGTTCAGGATCGAGAGCAGTCTATCTTCACGGCGCTTTGGGTGCCCTCAATATTTTGCTTTGGGATTTATTTCAAATTGTCAGCATTGCTGAATCGTAAAAAATGAGTAATACAACATTACTCCTCGTATCGATCTTTGTTTTTTGCCTATTAATCGCCGGCCTATATTTTATGGTCAGGGAATTTATGGGAGAAGTGCAAGACGCATTCCCAGACGTAAATGAATGGCTAGATTCCGATCAGAAGAAAAAGAAGTGAGCGCCACTCGCCTTAAATAGCGCCCATCAGGCCGCATTAAAACTACAGCAGCTTTTTAATCGCCTCTGACATTTTATTTGCGCCATCGGCAGATGCCAAGCGTGTAACGGACTTACCATCTTTGCTCACCAGAAATTTAGTGAAGTTCCACTTAATACTAGTGGTTCCTAGAATGCCTGGAGCCTGCTCCTTTAGAAATGCATACAAAGGATGTTCGGCCGCACCATTCACATCTATCTTCTCGAACATCGGAAACGTTACGCCATAATTTGCGCTGCAAAATTGCCCAATCTCATCTGCTGAGCCAGGCTCTTGAGCTCCAAATTGGTTGCAAGGAAATCCTAAAATTTCCAGGCCATGGGCCTTATTTTCTTCATACAAATTTTGTAAATCCCGGTATTGCGGTGTAAACCCGCAGCGACTAGCCACATTGACTA from Polynucleobacter sp. AP-Elch-400A-B2 includes:
- the pufB gene encoding light-harvesting antenna LH1, beta subunit, which translates into the protein MTNNTLTGLSVEEAEELHRNLIQGTQFFGMIAALAHLLAYIYSPWLK
- a CDS encoding light-harvesting protein, which gives rise to MIYGKMWTVVKPTVGIPLFLGAVAVGSFSVHLALLNNTTWVKGFLEGGQAAKAAAASTAPAAPLAKK
- a CDS encoding PucC family protein — protein: MNRFSQKLINTWANLGPRFLPFADAASAELPLGRLLRLSLFQVSVGMALVLLVGTLNRVMIVELQVPASLVSIMVSLPIIFAPIRALIGFRSDTHKSALGWRRVPYIWMGTMVQFGGLAIMPFALLVLAGAGNASQAPSWVGLAAAGLSFLFVGAGIHTTQTVGLALACDLAPPKSQPNIVGLMFVMLLIGMIGSALIFGQLLEEYSPGRLIQVIQGSAVVTIVLNAIALWKQESREEARARAQAAREQNFKESWETFKEGGQAIRRLIAVGFGTMAFSMNDVLLEPYGGELLNMSVSATTVLTATLALGCLFGFSIASKVLSAGYDPFKMASNGAKIGIPAFILVIVAAPLGSTLIFIVGVLLIGFGNGLFSHGTLTATMRYAPENQSGLALGAWGAVQATAAGIAIGVGGIFRDIIAGMASRNYFGADLNNAATGYCGVYLIEIILLFITIIAMANFSWPTKSVASAA
- a CDS encoding glutathione peroxidase, translated to MMLPNIPLKRLNGVQENLQDYAGKVLLIVNVASRCGFTPQYRDLQNLYEENKAHGLEILGFPCNQFGAQEPGSADEIGQFCSANYGVTFPMFEKIDVNGAAEHPLYAFLKEQAPGILGTTSIKWNFTKFLVSKDGKSVTRLASADGANKMSEAIKKLL